From a single Nitrogeniibacter mangrovi genomic region:
- a CDS encoding 3',5'-nucleoside bisphosphate phosphatase has translation MRPENPDLHAHSTCSDGLLTPTELVARAVANGVDLLALTDHDETGGLAEAQAAADAAGLAFVPGVEVSVTWAQETVHIVGLGIDPANTTLLDGLAEVRSGRHARARRMSDALAEIGIANVLEGALKYAANPALVSRAHFARYLVEIGIAPHTDAVFKHYLTRGKPGFVETQWAQLADAIEWILAAGGLPVVAHPGRYKFSDAQFDALFAAFAELGGVGVEVVSGSQAPSKTGKFARYARRFGLLASRASDFHGDRGTRVDLGGCAPLPPDVSPVWDRLTDYY, from the coding sequence ATGCGGCCTGAGAACCCCGATCTGCACGCCCATTCGACCTGCTCCGACGGGCTGCTCACGCCCACCGAGCTGGTGGCGCGCGCGGTGGCCAACGGGGTCGACCTGCTCGCCCTCACCGATCATGACGAGACCGGCGGGCTGGCCGAGGCGCAGGCAGCGGCCGACGCGGCGGGCCTGGCCTTCGTGCCCGGCGTCGAGGTATCGGTGACCTGGGCGCAGGAGACGGTGCACATCGTCGGCCTGGGCATCGACCCGGCCAACACCACCTTGCTCGACGGCCTGGCCGAAGTGCGCAGCGGACGCCATGCGCGGGCCCGGCGCATGAGCGATGCGCTCGCCGAGATCGGCATCGCCAACGTGCTCGAAGGCGCGCTCAAGTATGCGGCCAACCCGGCGCTGGTGAGCCGGGCCCATTTCGCCCGCTACCTGGTCGAGATCGGCATCGCACCGCATACGGACGCCGTGTTCAAGCATTACCTCACGCGCGGCAAGCCCGGTTTCGTGGAGACCCAGTGGGCGCAGCTGGCCGACGCCATCGAGTGGATCCTGGCCGCCGGTGGCCTGCCGGTGGTGGCCCATCCGGGCCGCTACAAGTTCTCCGATGCGCAGTTCGACGCCCTGTTTGCCGCGTTCGCGGAGCTGGGCGGGGTGGGCGTCGAGGTGGTGTCGGGTTCCCAAGCCCCATCCAAAACAGGTAAATTCGCGCGCTATGCACGGCGATTCGGTCTGCTGGCCTCGCGCGCGTCGGATTTTCACGGCGACCGGGGCACGCGGGTCGACCTGGGCGGCTGCGCGCCGCTGCCACCGGACGTGAGCCCGGTGTGGGACCGCCTGACCGATTACTACTGA
- a CDS encoding alpha/beta fold hydrolase — MKSPQSRYLDVRGLRYHCTCWGRPGAPLLLMLHGWGDAGGSFAFVAERLKRDWYVVAPDWRGFGRSERAPGGYWFPDYFGDLECLLDQLAPGAMVPLVGHSLGGNIALMYAGIRPARITSVVAIDAFGLADRAPEEAPGRYEKWLQELAQPAALRDYDSFEALAQRLQKQNPRLDDAKAAYLARVLGVSDERDRVRLAADPAHRRVNPVLYRRAEAEACWRRVKAPVMWIEPEDLRLREQLGLTPEVVEANKACFADFRERFIPETGHNLHHDAPAEVARLIDEFAIAGGGEVADAA, encoded by the coding sequence ATGAAAAGCCCTCAATCACGCTATCTGGACGTGCGCGGCCTGCGCTATCACTGCACCTGCTGGGGGCGCCCGGGGGCGCCGCTGCTGCTCATGCTCCATGGCTGGGGCGATGCGGGTGGCAGCTTCGCCTTCGTGGCCGAGCGGCTGAAGCGCGACTGGTACGTGGTGGCGCCCGACTGGCGCGGTTTCGGCCGCAGCGAGCGGGCGCCCGGTGGGTACTGGTTTCCGGACTACTTCGGCGACCTGGAATGCCTCCTCGACCAGCTCGCGCCGGGGGCGATGGTGCCGCTGGTGGGCCATAGCCTGGGCGGCAACATCGCCCTCATGTACGCCGGCATCCGCCCCGCGCGCATCACCTCGGTGGTGGCCATCGACGCCTTCGGGCTCGCCGACCGGGCGCCCGAGGAGGCGCCGGGCCGCTACGAGAAGTGGCTGCAGGAGCTGGCGCAGCCGGCCGCGCTGCGCGACTACGACAGCTTCGAGGCGCTGGCGCAGCGGCTGCAGAAGCAGAATCCGCGACTGGACGACGCCAAGGCGGCGTATCTGGCCCGGGTGCTGGGCGTGAGCGACGAGCGCGACCGGGTGCGGCTGGCGGCCGATCCGGCGCACCGCCGGGTCAATCCGGTGCTGTACCGGCGTGCCGAGGCCGAAGCCTGCTGGCGCCGCGTGAAGGCGCCGGTGATGTGGATCGAGCCGGAAGACCTGCGCCTGCGCGAGCAGTTGGGGCTGACGCCGGAGGTGGTGGAGGCCAACAAGGCCTGCTTCGCGGATTTTCGCGAGCGCTTCATTCCGGAGACTGGCCACAACCTGCATCACGACGCACCCGCCGAGGTGGCGCGCCTGATCGACGAATTCGCCATCGCCGGCGGCGGGGAGGTGGCCGATGCGGCCTGA
- a CDS encoding L-threonylcarbamoyladenylate synthase: MAQFFSVHPEHPQPRLMRQAAEIMRDGGLVAFPTDSAYALGGHLGDAALLERIRRIRDVDQRHHFTLMCRDLSEIGTYARVDNKQYRLLKATTPGPYTFILEGTKELPRRLLHPKRKTIGLRIPEHPVVSALLEELQEPILTSTLILPDEEAPLTDPEDIRDRLGKLVDLVIDGGPCPGEATSVIDLTSGTPELVRAGKGDLEPFGLE, translated from the coding sequence ATGGCCCAGTTCTTTTCCGTCCATCCCGAGCATCCGCAGCCGCGTCTGATGCGCCAGGCCGCGGAGATCATGCGCGACGGCGGGCTGGTGGCGTTCCCCACCGATTCGGCCTACGCGCTGGGCGGCCACCTGGGCGACGCGGCGCTGCTCGAGCGCATCCGCCGCATCCGCGATGTGGACCAGCGCCATCATTTCACGCTGATGTGTCGCGATCTTTCGGAAATCGGCACTTACGCCCGTGTGGACAACAAGCAGTACCGCCTGCTCAAGGCCACCACGCCGGGGCCCTACACCTTCATCCTGGAAGGGACCAAGGAACTGCCGCGCCGCCTGCTGCATCCCAAGCGCAAGACCATCGGCCTGCGCATTCCGGAGCATCCGGTGGTCTCGGCACTGCTCGAAGAACTGCAGGAGCCCATCCTCACCTCGACGCTGATCCTGCCCGACGAGGAGGCGCCGCTGACCGATCCGGAAGACATCCGCGACCGGCTCGGCAAGCTGGTCGATCTGGTGATCGACGGTGGCCCCTGCCCCGGCGAGGCGACTTCGGTGATCGACCTGA